A genomic segment from Mustela lutreola isolate mMusLut2 chromosome 15, mMusLut2.pri, whole genome shotgun sequence encodes:
- the LOC131815943 gene encoding angiotensin-converting enzyme isoform X1, protein MGAASGRAGRGPPPPLPLLLLPLLLLPPRPPAALALHPDLEPGNFSADEAGAQLFVQSFNSSAELVMYQSTVASWAYDTNITEENARRQEEAALLNQEFAEVWGQKAKDLYDPIWQNFSDPILRRVISGVRTLGPANLPVEKRQQYNSLLSNMNRIYSTARVCFYPNKTAICWSLDPELTHIMAISRNYALLLYAWEGWHNAVGTPLKPLYQNFTTLSNEAYQKDGFADTGAYWRSWYESPTFVEDLEHLYHQVEPLYLNLHAYVRRALHRRYGDRYVNLRGPIPAHLLGDMWAQSWDNLYDMMVPFPDKPSLDVTSTMVRKGWNTTHMFRVAEEFFTSLGLSPMPPEFWAGSMLEKPTDGREVVCHASAWDFYNRRDFRIKQCTRVTMDQLSTVHHEMGHVQYYLQYKEQPVSLRQGANPGFHEAIGDVLALSVSTPAHLYKIGLLDNVSNDMESDINFLLKMALEKIAFLPFGYLVDQWRWGVFSGRTPPSRYNFDWWYLRTKYQGICPPVARNETHFDAGAKFHVPNVTPYIRYFVSFVLQFQFHQALCKEAGQQYPLHKCDIYQSTQAGAKLREALRAGSSRPWQEVLKEAIGTDTLDAQPLLDYFQPVYRWLQEQNERNGEVLGWPEYQWRPPMPNNYPEDIGMVTDEVEARRFVEEYDRRSLVIWNEYAEANWNYNTNITTEASKILLQKNIQMANHTLKFGTWARQFDVTNFQNASIKRMIKKIQDLERAALPANELEEYNQILLDMETTYSVASVCHANGTCLQLDPDLTNFMATSRKYEDLLWAWKSWRDKVGTAILPFFPKYVELANKAARLNGYEDAGDSWRAMYEMPSLEQDLEQLYQELQPLYLNLHAYVRRALHRHYGSQHINLEGPIPAHLLGNMWAQTWSNIYDLVVPFPSAPKIDATEAMIKQGWTPKRMFEEADKFFTSLGLLPVPFEFWNKSMLEKPTDGREVVCHASAWDFYNGKDFRIKQCTTVNMEDLVVAHHEMGHIQYFMQYKDLPVTFREGANPGFHEAIGDVLALSVSTPKHLHSINLLSSESGGYEQDINFLMKMALDKIAFIPFSYLVDQWRWRVFDGSITKENYNQEWWNLRLKYQGLCPPVARSQGDFDPGAKFHVPSSVPYIRYFVGFVIQFQFHEALCQAAGHKGPLHTCDIYQSKEAGKRLADAMKLGFSKPWPEAMKLITGQSNMSASAMMNYFKPLLDWLLTENGRHGEKLGWPQYNWTPNSARSEGPFPGSGRVSFLGLQLDEQQARVGQWALLFLGVALLVATLGLTQRLFSIRQHSLRRPHRGPQFGSEVELRHS, encoded by the exons ATGGGGGCCGCGTCGGGCCGTGCGGGGcgggggccgccgccgccgctgccgctgctGCTCCTGCCGCTGCTGCTCCTGCCGCCGCGGCCGCCCGCAGCCCTGGCGCTCCACCCCGACCTGGAGCCCGGAAACTTTTCCGCCGACGAGGCCGGGGCGCAGCTCTTCGTGCAGAGCTTCAACTCGAGCGCCGAGCTGGTGATGTACCAGAGCACGGTCGCCAGCTGGGCGTACGACACCAACATCACCGAGGAGAACGCGCGGCGCCAG GAGGAAGCAGCCTTACTCAACCAGGAGTTTGCTGAGGTCTGGGGCCAGAAGGCCAAGGATCTGTACGACCCAATCTGGCAGAACTTCAGCGACCCCATCCTGCGAAGGGTCATCAGCGGTGTTCGCACCCTGGGTCCTGCCAACCTGCCTGTGGAAAAGCGGCAGCAG TACAACTCTCTGCTAAGCAACATGAACAGGATCTACTCCACAGCCAGGGTCTGCTTCTATCCCAACAAGACTGCCATCTGCTGGTCCCTGGACCCAG AGCTCACCCACATCATGGCCATCTCAAGAAACTACGCCCTGCTACTCTACGCCTGGGAGGGCTGGCACAATGCCGTGGGCACCCCGCTGAAGCCGCTGTACCAGAACTTCACCACCCTCAGCAATGAGGCTTACCAGAAGGATG GCTTCGCAGACACAGGGGCCTACTGGCGCTCCTGGTATGAGTCACCCACCTTCGTGGAAGATCTGGAGCACCTCTACCATCAAGTGGAGCCCCTCTACCTGAACCTCCACGCTTACGTCCGCCGCGCACTGCACCGCCGATATGGAGACAGATACGTCAACCTCAGGGGCCCCATTCCTGCACACCTGCTGG GGGACATGTGGGCCCAGAGCTGGGACAACCTCTATGACATGATGGTGCCTTTCCCTGACAAGCCAAGTCTCGATGTTACCAGCACTATGGTGCGGAAG ggttGGAACACTACGCACATGTTCCGGGTGGCGGAGGAGTTCTTCACCTCCCTAGGGCTGTCGCCCATGCCCCCTGAGTTTTGGGCAGGGTCCATGCTGGAGAAACCAACCGATGGGCGTGAGGTGGTGTGCCACGCCTCTGCCTGGGACTTCTACAACAGGAGAGACTTCAG GATCAAGCAGTGCACGCGGGTCACTATGGACCAGCTGTCCACGGTGCACCATGAGATGGGCCACGTGCAGTACTATCTGCAGTACAAGGAGCAGCCCGTCTCCCTGCGCCAAGGGGCCAACCCTGGCTTCCACGAGGCCATCGGGGATGTCCTGGCGCTCTCCGTCTCCACTCCTGCACATCTGTACAAAATTGGCCTGCTGGACAATGTCAGCAATGACATGG AAAGTGACATCAACTTCTTGTTGAAGATGGCACTGGAAAAAATTGCCTTCCTTCCCTTTGGCTACTTGGTAGACCAGTGGCGTTGGGGGGTCTTTAGTGGGCGTACCCCCCCTTCCCGCTACAACTTTGACTGGTGGTATCTTCG AACCAAGTATCAGGGGATCTGTCCTCCAGTGGCCCGAAACGAAACCCACTTTGATGCTGGAGCTAAGTTTCATGTCCCAAATGTGACACCATACATCAG GTACTTCGTGAGTTTTGTCCTGCAGTTCCAGTTCCATCAGGCCCTGTGCAAGGAGGCAGGCCAACAGTACCCACTGCACAAGTGTGACATCTACCAGTCCACCCAGGCGGGGGCCAAGCTCCG GGAGGCGCTGCGGGCAGGCTCCTCGCGGCCCTGGCAGGAGGTGCTGAAGGAGGCGATCGGCACAGACACCCTGGACGCCCAGCCGCTGCTTGATTACTTCCAGCCGGTCTACCGGTGGCTACAGGAGCAGAACGAGCGCAACGGGGAGGTGCTGGGGTGGCCCGAATACCAGTGGCGGCCTCCGATGCCCAACAATTACCCAGAGGACATCG GCATGGTGACCGACGAGGTTGAGGCCAGAAGGTTTGTGGAGGAGTATGACCGGAGGTCCCTGGTGATATGGAACGAGTATGCCGAGGCTAACTGGAACTATAACACCAACATCACCACAGAGGCCAGCAAGATCCTG CTGCAGAAgaacatacagatggcaaaccaCACCTTAAAGTTCGGCACCTGGGCCAGGCAGTTCGATGTGACTAACTTCCAGAATGCCAGCATCAAGCGGATGATAAAGAAGATTCAGGACCTAGAGCGGGCAGCGCTGCCTGCCAACGAGCTGGAGGAG TACAACCAGATCCTGCTGGACATGGAAACCACCTACAGCGTTGCCTCTGTGTGCCACGCCAATGGCACTTGTCTGCAGCTGGACCCTG ATCTGACGAACTTCATGGCCACATCCCGGAAGTATGAAGATCTGTTGTGGGCTTGGAAGAGCTGGCGGGACAAGGTGGGGACAGccatcctccctttctttcccaagTATGTGGAACTCGCCAACAAGGCTGCCCGGCTCAACG GCTACGAAGATGCAGGGGACTCCTGGAGAGCCATGTATGAGATGCCGTCCCTGGAGCAAGACCTGGAGCAGCTCTACCAGGAGCTGCAGCCGCTGTACTTGAACCTGCACGCCTACGTGCGCCGGGCCCTGCACCGCCACTACGGGTCGCAGCACATCAACCTGGAGGGCCCAATTCCCGCTCACCTGCTGG GGAACATGTGGGCTCAGACCTGGTCCAACATCTATGACTTAGTGGTGCCCTTCCCTTCAGCCCCCAAGATAGATGCCACAGAGGCCATGATAAAGCAG gGCTGGACTCCCAAAAGGATGTTTGAAGAAGCAGACAAGTTCTTCACCTCCCTGGGGCTATTGCCTGTGCCCTTTGAGTTCTGGAACAAGTCAATGCTGGAGAAGCCAACTGATGGGCGGGAAGTTGTGTGCCATGCCTCTGCCTGGGACTTCTACAATGGCAAGGACTTCAG GATCAAGCAGTGCACCACGGTGAACATGGAGGACCTGGTGGTGGCCCATCACGAAATGGGCCACATACAGTATTTCATGCAGTACAAGGACTTGCCTGTGACCTTCCGGGAGGGTGCCAACCCTGGCTTTCACGAGGCCATCGGAGATGTGCTGGCGCTCTCTGTGTCTACCCCCAAGCACCTACACAGTATTAACCTACTGAGTAGCGAGAGCGGCGGCTATG AGCAAGACATCAATTTTCTGATGAAGATGGCACTCGACAAGATCGCCTTTATCCCCTTCAGCTACCTCGTTGACCAGTGGCGCTGGAGGGTATTCGATGGAAGCATCACCAAGGAGAACTACAACCAGGAGTGGTGGAACCTCAG GCTGAAGTACCAGGGCCTCTGCCCCCCAGTGGCCCGGTCTCAAGGTGACTTTGACCCAGGGGCCAAGTTCCACGTTCCTTCAAGTGTGCCTTATATCAG GTACTTCGTGGGCTTTGTCATTCAGTTCCAGTTCCACGAGGCTCTGTGTCAGGCAGCTGGCCACAAGGGCCCCTTGCACACGTGTGACATCTACCAATCGAAGGAGGCAGGGAAGCGCCTGGC GGATGCCATGAAACTGGGCTTCAG